From Brachionichthys hirsutus isolate HB-005 chromosome 2, CSIRO-AGI_Bhir_v1, whole genome shotgun sequence, one genomic window encodes:
- the LOC137902647 gene encoding zinc finger protein 3 homolog, with translation MSDVRTLRAFVRQRLTAAAEDIIEQLERTLARYEEQLRGGQKLLDAVLGPRVHLRRADVELLLATKEEVDPERHDFRPNLDQDDPPELHHIKEEQEEVQIRQEKEQLQWLKEEEDDDVTELTFSSVPVKSEEDDGGKPDSSQIHDEEMKTEADGEEYLGPEPEEDEMSHSSEPEDGDRSDLEDTSEPQSDLEQLRNRKEPECSTENTPVGSSECVSSSDDKKHLQEQSGGRTAVKPFSCSVCTKSFPFKSVLLRHMRTHPGEKPFSCSVCAKGYSHDGSLREHMRIHTGEKIFICSVCAKRFTRGGYLIQHMRTHTGGKPFSCSVCAKEFRPGSHLEKHKCLGDNS, from the exons ATGAGTGACGTCCGGACGCTGAGAGCTTTCGTCCGGCAGCGactaactgctgctgctgaagacatCATCGAGCAGCTTGAAAGAACGCTAGCGAGGTACGAGGAGCAGCTTCGGGGGGGACAGAAGCTGCTGGACGCTGTTCTGGGTCCTCGAGTCCACCTCCGGAGAGCAG ATGTTGAATTGCTGTTGGCCACAAAAGAAGAGGTTGACCCTGAACGGCACGACTTCAGACCCAATCTGGACCAGGACGACCCCCCAGAGCTGCACCACATcaaagaggaacaggaggaagTCCAGATCCGTCAGGAGAAAGAGCAGCTGCAatggctgaaggaggaggaggatgatgatgtcacagagttAACATTCTCTTCAGTCCCTGTGAAGAGTGAAGAAGATGATGGAGGGAAACCTGACTCCTCACAGATTCatgatgaagagatgaaaacagaggctgatgGAGAAGAATATTTAGGCCCAGAACCAGAGGAAGACGAGATGTCTCACTCCTCTGAACCAGAGGACGGGGACAGGTCTGACCTGGAGGACACCAGTGAACCTCAGTCAGACTTGGAGCAGTTGAGAAACCGCAAAGAACCTGAATGTAGTACTGAAAATACACCAGTTGGCTCCTCTGAATGTGTTTCAAGCTCTGATGACAAGAAACATCTGCAGGAACAGAGTGGAGGCCGAACAGCAGTGAAACCATTTAGTTGTTCAGTTTGTACAAAGAGTTTTCCATTTAAATCAGTGCTTCTCaggcacatgagaacccacccAGGGGAGAAACCTTTCAGTTGTTCAGTCTGTGCTAAAGGATATTCACACGATGGAAGTCTAAGagagcacatgagaatccacacgggagagaagatttttatttgttcagtTTGTGCTAAAAGATTTACACGGGGTGGATATCTAATAcagcacatgagaacccacacaggagGGAAACCTTTTAGTTGTTCAGTTTGTGCTAAAGAATTTAGACCCGGTTCTCATTTAGAGAAACACAAGTGTCTTGGTGACAACAGTTGA